A stretch of the Nomascus leucogenys isolate Asia unplaced genomic scaffold, Asia_NLE_v1 Super-Scaffold_241, whole genome shotgun sequence genome encodes the following:
- the LOC115833528 gene encoding methyl-CpG-binding domain protein 3-like 2 codes for MNNTKSCLHLRSGVSRRNSTAAFAYFPSLTMLGKLERNMMPRALQKKREIHMAQAHRRRAARSALPMRFTSCIFQRPVTRIRSHPDNQVRRRKGDEHLEKPQQLCAYRRMQALQPCSSQGEGSSPRHLESVLSILALGMARESLDRAGAERVHSRPEPTPGQFPAVAGGPTPGVGCQLPLPLSGQLVTPADIRRQARRVKKARERLAEALQADRLARQAEMLTGG; via the exons ATGAACAATA CCAAGAGCTGTCTGCATCTCAGGAGTGGGGTCAGCAGGAGGAACTCTACAGCTGCGTTCGCCTATTTTCCAAGCCTGACTATGCTG ggGAAGCTGGAAAGAAACATGATGCCCCGGGCTTTACAGAAGAAACGAGAAATCCACATGGCCCAGGCCCATCGGAGACGAGCTGCGAGGTCTGCTCTCCCCATGAGATTCACCAGCTGCATCTTCCAGAGGCCGGTGACAAGGATCAGGTCTCATCCTGACAACCAGGTCAGGCGCAGGAAAGGGGATGAGCACCTGGAGAAGCCTCAGCAACTCTGCGCCTACCGGAGAATGCAGGCCCTGCAGCCCTGCAGCAGCCAAGGAGAAGGTTCAAGTCCACGGCATTTGGAGAGCGTCTTAAGTATCCTTGCACTGGGGATGGCCAGAGAATCTCTGGACAGGGCTGGTGCTGAGCGTGTGCACAGCCGGCCCGAGCCCACCCCTGGGCAGTTTCCAGCTGTGGCAGGGGGGCCAACCCCAGGAGTGGGTTGTCAGCTCCCACTGCCCCTCTCTGGCCAATTGGTGACTCCTGCAGATATCCGGAGACAGGCCAGGAGGGTGAAGAAAGCCAGGGAGAGACTGGCCGAGGCCTTGCAGGCAGACAGGCTAGCCAGGCAGGCAGAAATGCTGACAGGTGGATGA
- the LOC100599012 gene encoding putative methyl-CpG-binding domain protein 3-like 3 — MGESAFTSFPSPPVLGKLKRNMMPRALQKKREIHMAQAHRRRAARSALPMRLTSCIFQRPVTRIRSHPDNQVRRRKGDEHLEKPQQLCAYRRMQALQPCSSQGEGSNPRHLESVLSILALGMAGDSPPDRAGAERVHSRPEPTPGQFPAVAGGPTPGVGCQLPLPLSGQLVTPADIRRQARRVKKARERLAKALQADRLARQAERLTGR, encoded by the exons ATGGGAGAATCTGCGTTCACCTCTTTTCCAAGCCCACCTGTTCTG ggGAAGCTGAAAAGAAACATGATGCCCCGGGCTTTACAGAAGAAACGAGAAATCCACATGGCCCAGGCCCATCGGAGACGAGCTGCGAGGTCTGCTCTGCCCATGAGACTCACCAGCTGCATCTTCCAGAGGCCGGTGACAAGGATCAGGTCTCATCCTGACAACCAGGTCAGGCGCAGGAAAGGGGATGAGCACCTGGAGAAGCCTCAGCAACTCTGCGCCTACCGGAGAATGCAGGCCCTGCAGCCCTGCAGCAGCCAAGGAGAAGGTTCAAATCCACGGCATTTGGAGAGCGTCTTAAGTATCCTTGCACTGGGGATGGCCGGTGACTCTCCTCCGGACAGAGCTGGTGCTGAGCGTGTGCACAGCCGGCCCGAGCCCACCCCTGGGCAGTTTCCAGCTGTGGCAGGGGGGCCAACCCCAGGAGTGGGTTGTCAGCTCCCACTGCCCCTCTCTGGCCAATTGGTGACTCCTGCAGATATCCGGAGACAGGCCAGGAGGGTGAAGAAAGCCAGGGAGAGACTGGCCAAGGCCTTGCAGGCAGACAGGCTGGCCAGGCAGGCAGAAAGGCTGACAGGAAGATGA